Within the Dolichospermum compactum NIES-806 genome, the region AAATTACCCAAAAATTGCTGTTTGTCACATACCGAAAAAATTCCTGTGGCTGGTGGTTGGGTAGGGGAGTTGGTTGTTGGGATCTTATCTACTTAATAGTTTATCTACAAATGCTTAGAAACGTTCTTGTCACCCAGGAACGTTTTTTATTTACCAAAATGAAAAAAGAAAACCCCTAGTGAATTTTGGTCAACCAGGGGGATTGAAGATCAAGGTGCATCTACCAATAAACAGTTCTTTACGGGGATCAAGCAATCCGGATAAACTGAGGGCAGCCCAATAGGTATAAAACCTTTATTAAACACATCTGAAACATTAGAATGGCAAAATACATCTAAGGTATTGGCGGGATTAGTCACTTATGACATGATTCTCAAAGGCAATACTGCTAATTGTTCTATATTCCTTTCTCTGGGGTGAACGGGATCATGTTTACCGATGCCAGAACAGTTAATGTTTAGGGCATATAATTACAATGGATGGAGATTTAAATGTGGGTTATAACCTGCTGAATGTACGAAAGGGATTTGTACGGTTGGCTCATCCGAAAGTTACGGACGGGGACAAGAAGTAGTATTCTACCTTGGTGGAAGCGGGAGATAAACAGCAATGTATGCTATCAGCATTGTCTAAGTTTTATGGAGCAGAAATTGTGACCCAGGAATTTCACCTTTCCGCAACGCCGGTGGGGCAAAATGACTATCTGGTGAGGACGGAACAAGTTGCGCCTGGGGTGCCGGTGGCAGAAGAACTGGTGCATTGGCCTGTGGCTGAGTGGTTGGCTGCGGCTGGGGATTTAATGGATGATCCTTTGCAGTCGGTGTTGCAGGGGAATATGGTAGCCAGAAACTCTGTTAACTTGGTGGCCTTGGGACAAGATTTGTATAATGCGTTATTTCAGGGAACGCTGCGGGATAGTTGGATTACTGCCCAAGGTATTGCCCAAAATCACCAACAGGTGCTGCGGCTAAGATTGGGACTGAAGGATACACGGTTGGCGCGGTTGCCGTGGGAAATTATGCACGCGGGCGATCGCCCTTTAGCTACTGGTCCTTATATTACCTTTGCCCGTTACCAAAGTGGGATTGCCCCACCATCGCGTTTACCAACTCATCATCTGCCCGCGTCGCCGGAAGCACGGGGGATCAGAGTGTTAATGGTCATTTCTGCGCCTACTGATTTAGTCCGGCTGGATTTACTCAAACAAGAAGCTATTAATCTCAAGGCAGAACTCCACCGCCAAACATTAAAAATGGCTGATGGTAATCATCATCTGCCAGAAATTGAGTTGACTGTTCTAGATCAACCGGGACGGGAAGAACTTACCCAAGCTTTAGAACAGGGACACTACCATATTCTCCACTATTCTGGTCATAGCAATTTGGGTGGCAATGGTGGACAAATTTATTTAGTGAGTAAAAAAACTGGTTTAACAGAAACTCTTAATGGCAATGATTTAGCTGGGCTGCTGGTAAATAATAATATTCAAATGGCAGTGTTTAACTCCTGTTTGGGGGCATATCGGGCGAGGTCTGAGGCAGCGGAAGACTCAGGAGAAAGGAATTTAACTGAAAGCTTGGTAAAACGAGGAATTAGAAGTATTTTGGCGATGTCAGAACGCATCCCTGATGAGGTGGCACTGACGCTGACACAGTTGTTTTACCGCAATTTGGGTCAGGGCTATGCTTTAGATTTATGTGTAAGTCGAGTCCGTCAAGGTTTAATTTCTGCCTATGGTTCTCAACAGATGTACTGGGCTTTGCCGATTTTGTATCTTCAGCGAGAATTTGATGGTTGTTTGACACCACAAGTTAATTTATCTGGCTATTCTGAGTTGCTGAACGAATATCAGCCGCCTAAGCCGACCAATAGTTATAATTATGCTACTGTAGCCAGTAATCTAGAAAGTGTGATGGCTATAGATGATATTTTTAATCCTAATTTTGGAGAGGAAACGACGGAGGTAGACTGGCTAGGGGAGGATACTTGGGGTGATATTGTGGATGAAATTGAATATGATGACCCTAGCTATAATGAGGACTCGGCAATAGTTTCTGATTTGTTTCGTCAGCTTGGCAATCCGGTGGCTAAAGCAGAAGAACCAAGTATGAAGGCGGAATTAATCGAGGAGAATCATCATTATCAGTCGGAAATGCAGGTTGCCCCCACGAAACAAAATTTAGATTGGGGAAATGTCCCGACTCAGATTACGCCAACTCCTGTGAATTTTGAGCAGCGTGAGGTCAATCCTCGGTTATCACCTTCACCTGTCACTCCCAAGGGTAATCGCTTTCAGCGAATAAAATCACCATTGTTATTGTATGGTTTGGTGGGGGCAGGTGTAATTACTATGATTGTGGGGATTGGTTGGTGGTGGTATCAACGACAAGCACAGAAGTCTTCTGATGTTCCGCCTGTTCCTGGAGAAAATTTTACGAGTAATCAGTATCCATCCATTAATTTAGCTAATTCGGCTACGGGAATTGTTACGGCTACGGCTACGGCACAGTTGAGTCAAGGTAATTTAAGGTCTGGGTTGGATGCTGTTAATGAATTACTGAATCGTGGGGCTTTTGCGGCTGCGGAAACGGCTTTAAATTTGATTCCTGTTCAGGATGCTGAACATCCATCTGTGAACTTTTTCCGGGGGCGTTTGGCTTGGCAGTCAGTCCAAACGAAAAATAATAAGTATAGTATTGATGATGCCCGTCGTTATTGGGCTAGGGCTGTACAAAATCAGCCAAATTCTCTTTTGTATAATAATTCTTTAGGATTTGCCTATTATGCGGAGAATAATCTCAATTATGCTAATGATGCTTGGTTTAAGTCTCTGAGTTTGGCTTTAAAACCTCAACAGAATCAAGGTTCAGGTCCGATGAAATATCCCCAAATAGCGGGAGAACCGGAGGCTTTGACGGCTTATGCTGGGTTAGCGTTGGGTTTATATAAATCGGCAAAGAATCAACCTGCTGATAAACGTCAGCAATATTTACAGGAAGCGATTAAACTGCGGCAGATGGTGATTCAAAATGCACCAGCAGACTTTACTATTGAGAGGTTATCACAAAATTGGCTATGGACGGAACAGGCGATCGCTGATTGGCAGAGTCTGGGACAGGCAAAGTGATCACTTTTGCCAAAAAATAGTCCATAATGGGAAATGTGAAAAAAGTGTGAAATCCCATACATCAGGCTGAAATTAAATAACTATGGCTATATTTACAGCGTGAGACAATGAATCTGCTTAGATATATAAACGACGTTATTAGAAGTCAGGAATCAAAAAAATGAAAAAAGTAGAAGCCATTATTCGTCCATTTAAGTTGGATGAAGTGAAAATAGCCTTGGTTAATGCGGGCATCGTCGGGATGACAGTTTCTGAAGTTCGGGGTTTCGGACGGCAAAAGGGTCAAACTGAACGCTATCGGGGTTCGGAATATACTGTGGAGTTTCTCCAAAAACTGAAAGTGGAAATTGTGGTTGAAGATGCCCAAGTTGATATGGTTGTTGATAAAATTATCGCCGCCGCCCGTACTGGTGAAATTGGTGATGGTAAAATTTTTATCTCCCCTGTTGAACAAATTGTGAGAATTAGAACAGGAGAAAAGAATACTGAAGCTGTGTAAGTAGCCAGTATTTGTACTGTGCATCTAAAAAATAAGCGTTGCTGATTCTGTCAATGTGAAAACAGGAATCAGCAGCGCTGTTTATTATAGTAGGAGTCAGGAGAAAAACCCTCATGATTCAAGCTCTAATTAGTAGCGTCTTTTGGTTTACCATAACCTAATTGCCAATTATTTATTTGCTTTAAGTCATTTATTTTGCCTGCAAAGATATATTTAAGTGCAGTGCGTGTTTGTAAATATCCTCTGACTAAATAATGTCCTGGTTTAAGATTAATGTCATCTATGGCTTGAGTAAATTTAACGGCAGTTCCACAAAAGGTTTTATTAACTAGTAAATTGACTTTTATAAACTGGTCATATACATAATTATTTGGCAGCATAAATACAGCATATACATGATGTTGACCCAACCAGGGACGCACCACTATTTTCTCAGGATGGATATAAGATTGTGTAAGTTGGCTGACCATAAATCCCTCTTTTGTACAGGAAAAATTTGGGGCTTTATCTAAGAACTTAACAAAGCCAATTATGATCACTAAAGTCAAAGAAAATAAAAAATAAAGGAGTTGACGGTTTCGCACTGCTACTATCAATAATTATTCATGGTTTCCATATTAACAGGGTACCAAAAATAATAAAGTGTGTTGCTACACGGTTACTATGGCGATCGCTTATGATAGTCAATATATCATTTAGTACCCGTAATTACTGCCATGAATTTACTAATAATGGCTCTTCCGTACTTACTATGCTAAATTATTGTTTCAAATCCCAAAATCCTTGCCATATAAGGATTTTACGTTAATTCATTGATTAATTTGACATAAATTTGCCATCAAAAACAATCAAACCCTTTGTTTATATGGGTTATGGGGTAAATAAACTCATATTTGGCATAACAGGTACGGAAGAACCCTAATAATTATATCCGAGATGGTGAAGTAAAATTACAACAAGCCAACCAAATTCTTCAGCAATTAGGAACTAATTTATCTATTGCGGAACGTGACTATGAAAATCGCCAAATGTCTACTGGCACTAGAAGCCGCCCAAAATCAACTAGAACAAGATTCCCAATATCTCACTATTTTGATTCAACAAAAAATTGCCCAACAAAAAGCCACGGAAGCAGCGTGAAGGACAAACTGTACATAAAGGATAAGCGATCTCTGCTGTTGGTTCTACAGGCTTATCCACCGGACTTCACCTCCATTTTGAAGTCCGCCGTAATGGTACACCCGTTGACCCAGCAAATTACTTATAATTTAATTCTATTTAAATTCAAAAAGTATGCTATACTGTTAGAAGTATAAGGGCGCGTGGCTCAGTGGATAGAGCAACAGGTTCCGGTCCTGTAGATCGGGGGTTCGAATCCCTCCGCGCTCACTTTTATTTTCTTTGAGATTTGAATTAGTTTCCCATAACAAAAAAACCACTAATCAATTATCTCAATTTTATCATGGTATGTGTATGATTTTTTACAAAGCATATTTCATATCCTGAAATAAACTTCTATATCTGGTTCTTAATTAACTAGCGCACTATGAATCACCAAAGTTAAGCTATGGCATTTTAGTCAAAAACTACATCTGAAATTAATATGCGGAACCCGGGACTTGAACCCGGAAGCCCGTGAAGGCACTAGAACCTGAATCTAGCGCGTCTGCCAATTCCGCCAGTTCCGCAGGAATCGAATCTTATTAACAGTTAATCATTATTGCCCAATTTTTTTTATTTGTCAAGAAAAGATTTGCCAGAATAGAGATAGGAAAATTTGAAAATTTTGTTCACATCTAGCCAATCCCCATTTTTCCAATCAAGCCGGCATAGTCCATGATAGAATCTAACGACTTTATGGCATTTGACAACTTTAGAGAAAACTCTTCTTTGCTTTTAGCTAGAGGATAATCAACTTAGAATCAAAAGCAACATCAAACCTTTATAATTACGTACTTTTGGAGGTAGGCTTATTAATTCTTCTAGCAGCTTACCAGATGCCAAGTCTTCACTAGCAACAGACTCCTCAGTCTTGCAAATCAGTGGAGGGCATCCTTTGGGAGGTCATGTAAAAATTAGCGGAGCTAAGAATTCCGCCCTGGTAATCATGGCTGGAACATTCCTCTGTTCCGGTGATTGTCGGATTCGCAACGTTCCCTTATTAGCGGACGTAGACCGGATGGGACAAGTTTTATCAGCTTTAGGATTACGTTTAAATAGAGAAGGGGAAATTTTAGATGTTGATGCGCGAGAAATTACCACATCTAAAGCCCCTTATGAACTAGTTACCCAACTGCGAGCCAGTTTCTTTGCCATTGGTCCAATTTTAGCCCGACTAGGAGTAGCACAAATGCCCTTACCAGGGGGTTGTGCTATTGGTGCTAGACCTGTAGATTTGCACGTCAGAGGACTGCAAGCAATGGGCGCAGAAGTGTTAATTGAGCATGGTATTTGCAATGCTCATGTTCCTGGAAATAATGGCAGATTAACAGGAGCAAAAATATACTTAGATACTCCCAGTGTTGGGGCAACAGAAACCTTAATGATGGCTGCTACCTTAGCAGATGGAGAAACCATCATTGATAATGCTGCCAGAGAGCCAGAAGTAGTTGATTTAGCTAACTTCTGTAACTCAATGGGAGCAAAAATTCAAGGCGCAGGAACAAGTACAATTACGATAGTCGGTGTACCTAAATTACACTCAACTGATTATACTATTATTCCTGACCGCATTGAAGCAGGAACATTATTGATTGCTGGTGCAATTACTCGCTCTGAAATAATTTTATCCCCAGTTGTACCAGATCATTTAATCCCCGTTATTGCCAAGTTGCAGAAAATTGGTGTATCAATTATCGAAGAAGGGAAGGATTGCTTACGGATATTGCCAGCGAAAGCACTTAAAGCTGT harbors:
- the murA gene encoding UDP-N-acetylglucosamine 1-carboxyvinyltransferase; this translates as MNSSSSLPDAKSSLATDSSVLQISGGHPLGGHVKISGAKNSALVIMAGTFLCSGDCRIRNVPLLADVDRMGQVLSALGLRLNREGEILDVDAREITTSKAPYELVTQLRASFFAIGPILARLGVAQMPLPGGCAIGARPVDLHVRGLQAMGAEVLIEHGICNAHVPGNNGRLTGAKIYLDTPSVGATETLMMAATLADGETIIDNAAREPEVVDLANFCNSMGAKIQGAGTSTITIVGVPKLHSTDYTIIPDRIEAGTLLIAGAITRSEIILSPVVPDHLIPVIAKLQKIGVSIIEEGKDCLRILPAKALKAVNIDTLPHPGFPTDMQAPFMALLTVAEGDSIINESVFENRLRHASELNRLGADIRVKGNTAFVRGVPVLSGAPVIGTDLRASAALVIAGLAATGTTIVQGLHHLDRGYDRLDLKLQQLGAKILRVNEASKDVDLLANNTITPPSVSI
- the hetF gene encoding cell division protein HetF, encoding MTQEFHLSATPVGQNDYLVRTEQVAPGVPVAEELVHWPVAEWLAAAGDLMDDPLQSVLQGNMVARNSVNLVALGQDLYNALFQGTLRDSWITAQGIAQNHQQVLRLRLGLKDTRLARLPWEIMHAGDRPLATGPYITFARYQSGIAPPSRLPTHHLPASPEARGIRVLMVISAPTDLVRLDLLKQEAINLKAELHRQTLKMADGNHHLPEIELTVLDQPGREELTQALEQGHYHILHYSGHSNLGGNGGQIYLVSKKTGLTETLNGNDLAGLLVNNNIQMAVFNSCLGAYRARSEAAEDSGERNLTESLVKRGIRSILAMSERIPDEVALTLTQLFYRNLGQGYALDLCVSRVRQGLISAYGSQQMYWALPILYLQREFDGCLTPQVNLSGYSELLNEYQPPKPTNSYNYATVASNLESVMAIDDIFNPNFGEETTEVDWLGEDTWGDIVDEIEYDDPSYNEDSAIVSDLFRQLGNPVAKAEEPSMKAELIEENHHYQSEMQVAPTKQNLDWGNVPTQITPTPVNFEQREVNPRLSPSPVTPKGNRFQRIKSPLLLYGLVGAGVITMIVGIGWWWYQRQAQKSSDVPPVPGENFTSNQYPSINLANSATGIVTATATAQLSQGNLRSGLDAVNELLNRGAFAAAETALNLIPVQDAEHPSVNFFRGRLAWQSVQTKNNKYSIDDARRYWARAVQNQPNSLLYNNSLGFAYYAENNLNYANDAWFKSLSLALKPQQNQGSGPMKYPQIAGEPEALTAYAGLALGLYKSAKNQPADKRQQYLQEAIKLRQMVIQNAPADFTIERLSQNWLWTEQAIADWQSLGQAK
- a CDS encoding P-II family nitrogen regulator, yielding MKKVEAIIRPFKLDEVKIALVNAGIVGMTVSEVRGFGRQKGQTERYRGSEYTVEFLQKLKVEIVVEDAQVDMVVDKIIAAARTGEIGDGKIFISPVEQIVRIRTGEKNTEAV